The genomic DNA CCAGCGTAACCGAATGACTGGGATAGAGAAACGTGCGCGGCACAGTAATCGGATACTCGTCAAACGCGCGATACCCAATAGACGTAACATCCACCACAATAATCGCATCATCGGGAAGCGACTTGCGCGTAACCCCCATAATGGGCACTGGCGCGCGGTTGGACCCGGCTTCGGCCCACGTGCGATCGACAAAATCGCCCCAATCTGCCGTATAACCACCCGCCACCTCGGCAAGCTGGGGAATCGACAGCGCCAGATCGCCCGCAGCACCCGCTTCAATCGGATACTCGCGCCCAAGCTCTCGCGGATCGGGATCGAGTTGAACCTTGCGATCCGGCAGAGGAAGCGACCAGCTCCGCGTATCGATCTGCGTAAAGCGGCAGCCAATCGCCAGAAGCAAATCCGCACTGCCGAGAACAGTCTTACCCGCCTGCGCCGAACAATGCCCCACAGTCAGAGGATGACCATCTGGCATAACCCCCTTACCCAAACGGGTATAAACAACGGGAATATTGAGCCCCTCTGCAAGAGAACGAAGCGCATCGGTGGCATCGGCGTGAATAACCGCACTGCCCGCGAGAATAGCCGGGCGCTTAGCCATGCGAAGCACCGCGGCCACGCGATCAATATCCGCGCTATCCGGATACAGGCGATCCCCCTCAACCAGAGGCGGAATATCTGCCATACCCTCCTCCGCAGCAACATCGGTCGGTATTTCAATAACCGCAGGACCGGGACGCGAGGCGCGCAGTGCCTTGAACGCACCGACGACCGCATCGGGAATTTCACCAACCGACCTGGGACGCGCAAAAAAGTGCGTAATCGACTTAAAAAAAGTCTCCTGATCCAGACCATGAAAACACTTGGCGCGATCCCGTCCGTCAAAAGCCACCTCTGTCCCCCCGGTAATCAACAGCACGGGAACGCAATCCGTATGGGCATCCACCAGACCCGTAGAAGCATTTGTCGAACCGGGACCCGGAACAGTAAGCGCGACACCCACGCGCCCAGAAGCACGCGCATACCCATTCGCAATCAAAGTCGCGCCCTGTTCGTGACGAATGAGCAGGTGGCGAATACCACCAGCGCGCAGCACCGCATCGTAAAGATGAATATTCTGATTGCCGGGCATACCCGTAAGCATATCAACACCCTGCGCTTTCAGACTTTGAATAAGAACATCAGCACCGGTCATAAAAAATTCCTTTCAACGCACAAAAAGATCAAAATATTCTACAGCAGTCTGATCCCATGTAAACCCAGAACGCACATAATCGCGGGCTTCGCGTTCTATCTCCTCGCGCTCTGTTGCGGACAATTGAAAAAAAGCGTGAATCTGATCGACAAACGCCTGATAATCATTCGGCGGAATCAGATACCCCCCCTTGCTAACACTCTCCGTAAGGGCATCCACAGCAAAAGCAACAACAGGCGTCCCATCGTGCATGCATTCGAGATGGGTAATGCCAAACCCCTCCACATCGTTGGGATAGGGCACATTGGGCATAAGAAAAAGATCGGCTTCACCTCTGA from Gemmatimonadota bacterium includes the following:
- a CDS encoding thiamine pyrophosphate-binding protein, coding for MTGADVLIQSLKAQGVDMLTGMPGNQNIHLYDAVLRAGGIRHLLIRHEQGATLIANGYARASGRVGVALTVPGPGSTNASTGLVDAHTDCVPVLLITGGTEVAFDGRDRAKCFHGLDQETFFKSITHFFARPRSVGEIPDAVVGAFKALRASRPGPAVIEIPTDVAAEEGMADIPPLVEGDRLYPDSADIDRVAAVLRMAKRPAILAGSAVIHADATDALRSLAEGLNIPVVYTRLGKGVMPDGHPLTVGHCSAQAGKTVLGSADLLLAIGCRFTQIDTRSWSLPLPDRKVQLDPDPRELGREYPIEAGAAGDLALSIPQLAEVAGGYTADWGDFVDRTWAEAGSNRAPVPIMGVTRKSLPDDAIIVVDVTSIGYRAFDEYPITVPRTFLYPSHSVTLGFAVPAAIGAKLACPDQQVVAFCGDGGFQMTASELATAAEHGVETVSVVSNDGSLSAIRGAQAKAFNGRVIDTDMKTPRLADLARSLGARGIRVDDPDRFEAVFADTLGLEGPAVIEVMMEEQRDYLISRVPWLYPE